From the Acidicapsa ligni genome, one window contains:
- a CDS encoding isoaspartyl peptidase/L-asparaginase family protein, translating to MSNTQTRTPVLIVHGGAWAIPPEMAEDHQRGVANALATGYAILEKGGTATDAVEAAVTVLEDDPTFDAGRGSFLTSEGRVQLDALLMDGHTLRAGGVACVEHLRNPIQAARLVLDKSPHVYFVGTGAEAFAQQHGMKLIDNSELVLDRERVRLEQARQRLSEGLADITFSGPIAKDDKGPETASEHLNSHDTVGAVALDQYGNLAAGTSTGGTLNKAPGRVGDSSLIGCGCYADNHSAAVSLTGWGEPIMKLVLGKWATDRVSQGVTPELAAQQAISYLFTRLGGHGGIILLGPDGQLGIAHNTPGMAWGIADKNSQRTGLAIEFARE from the coding sequence ATGTCGAATACCCAAACCCGCACCCCAGTCCTGATCGTCCACGGCGGCGCCTGGGCCATCCCGCCCGAAATGGCCGAAGACCATCAGCGCGGAGTAGCCAACGCCCTCGCCACCGGCTACGCAATCCTGGAAAAAGGCGGTACCGCCACCGACGCAGTAGAAGCCGCCGTCACCGTCCTCGAAGACGATCCCACCTTCGACGCCGGCCGTGGCAGCTTTCTCACCTCCGAAGGCCGCGTCCAACTCGACGCCCTGCTCATGGACGGACACACCCTCCGCGCCGGCGGCGTAGCCTGCGTCGAACACCTTCGCAATCCCATCCAGGCCGCCCGCCTCGTCCTCGACAAAAGCCCCCACGTCTACTTCGTAGGAACAGGCGCCGAAGCCTTCGCCCAGCAGCACGGCATGAAACTGATCGACAATTCAGAACTAGTCCTCGATCGCGAAAGAGTACGCCTAGAACAAGCCCGCCAGCGCCTCTCTGAAGGCCTGGCCGACATCACCTTCAGCGGCCCCATCGCCAAAGACGACAAAGGCCCCGAAACCGCCTCCGAACACCTCAACTCCCATGACACCGTAGGTGCAGTAGCCCTCGACCAATACGGCAACCTGGCCGCAGGTACCAGCACCGGAGGCACCCTGAATAAAGCCCCCGGCCGCGTAGGCGATAGCTCCCTGATCGGCTGCGGCTGCTACGCCGACAACCACAGCGCAGCAGTCTCATTGACCGGCTGGGGCGAACCAATCATGAAGTTAGTCCTGGGTAAGTGGGCCACCGACCGAGTAAGTCAGGGAGTCACCCCGGAGTTAGCCGCCCAGCAAGCCATAAGCTATCTCTTCACTCGACTGGGCGGCCACGGCGGCATCATCCTTCTCGGCCCCGACGGCCAACTGGGAATAGCCCACAACACCCCCGGCATGGCCTGGGGCATAGCCGACAAAAACAGCCAACGCACCGGCCTTGCCATCGAGTTCGCCAGGGAATAA
- a CDS encoding glycosyltransferase family 4 protein, whose translation MKILVSSHSFHPAIGGLETASRLFAEEFAKAGHDVTVITQTPPSVTQSDVYAYKVVRQPSNSQLTALGRGTDIHFQNNISLKTLLPLLLLRKPTFITHQTWLHQSDGRVAPQDRLKRILLRFAHNISISKAIADSIPVRSILIGNPYESHAFAQYRETPKTKDIVFMGRLVSDKGGDLILQALSLLKNEGLTPTLTFIGDGTQRQNLEALTVQLGLTNQVTFLGNLTHERGLEVARHKIMVIPSRWAEPFGIVALEGLAAGCVLAASNLGGLPEAVGPCGELFPNGDAPALAAALKRLLTDESLRTKLLAQSTAHLENFNPTVVAKQYLNFFQNPKNR comes from the coding sequence TTGAAAATCCTTGTCAGTTCTCATAGCTTTCATCCCGCCATCGGCGGCCTTGAAACCGCCTCTCGCCTCTTTGCTGAAGAATTCGCCAAAGCCGGTCACGACGTCACCGTCATCACCCAGACGCCCCCATCCGTCACCCAATCCGACGTCTACGCATACAAAGTCGTGCGCCAGCCCAGCAACAGCCAACTCACCGCGCTCGGTCGCGGCACCGACATCCATTTCCAGAACAACATCTCTCTGAAAACCCTCCTGCCACTGCTCCTTCTTCGCAAACCAACCTTCATTACCCATCAGACGTGGCTCCATCAATCCGACGGCCGCGTCGCCCCGCAGGACAGGCTCAAGCGCATCCTCCTTCGCTTCGCCCACAACATCTCCATCAGCAAAGCCATAGCCGACTCCATCCCCGTTCGATCCATTCTCATTGGCAATCCCTACGAGAGCCACGCCTTCGCCCAATATCGCGAAACCCCCAAGACCAAAGACATCGTCTTCATGGGTCGCCTCGTCTCCGATAAAGGAGGCGATCTCATCCTGCAAGCCCTGTCGCTCCTGAAAAACGAAGGTCTCACCCCCACCCTGACCTTCATCGGCGACGGAACCCAGCGTCAAAATCTTGAAGCCCTGACCGTCCAGCTAGGCCTCACAAATCAAGTCACATTCCTCGGCAACCTGACCCACGAGCGCGGCCTCGAAGTAGCCCGCCACAAAATTATGGTCATCCCCTCCCGCTGGGCCGAACCTTTCGGCATCGTCGCTCTCGAAGGTCTGGCCGCAGGCTGCGTCCTCGCAGCCTCCAACCTCGGCGGCCTGCCAGAAGCCGTAGGCCCCTGCGGCGAACTCTTCCCCAACGGAGACGCCCCCGCCTTAGCCGCCGCCCTGAAACGCCTTCTAACCGACGAATCCCTCCGCACAAAACTATTAGCCCAAAGTACCGCCCATCTGGAAAACTTCAACCCCACAGTAGTAGCCAAACAATATCTAAACTTCTTCCAAAACCCAAAAAACCGATAA
- a CDS encoding DUF3857 domain-containing protein, with the protein MDDFRDEGLVFERSETSYRMHSDGTGERGNHVLVRIQSEAAARQFSVLSFGYAAASEAPHITLVRVHKADGTTVDTPVADAIDMPAAVTREAPLYSDLKEKHIPVRSLSNGDTLEYDVMMTINKPEAPGQFWGSYHFTLPGSIVVKSEVLIVEVPKDKYVQVWSPNHKAVVTEHDGIVSYSWNVSQLIPAPKNAATDQDGIAKKKTLKDPDEDVDGRKLPSVAWTTFHTWGEVGDWYRSLALVRAQPDDALRAKAEEITKGAKTPEEQAQAIYQFVSARTRYVGIDFGVGRYQPHLAAEVLANQYGDCKDKDTLLEALLKAKGFKTAPALVGVGVTPTPEVPSPATFNHVITTVQLPSGRIWLDSTPEVAPYRYLSAAIRDEAALVVPAEGTAMLEHTPEAAPYPFVARFESTGTLDADGKFVGKVTASYRTDDEVFVRTMARGVAPSEWDKASQYIVANTGFSGTTSDTQFKELDDLSKPIEVTYEYTRHPYGDWDNRRIIPPFPLAEFGLLQDDDKAPDADIELGAPRTVTAIAHIRLPEGYHTDLPDAIHVKTDFATYDKTYRFDGKEIVVERTQVVLKKKLVKEDWKRYLTFTKDISLNGEPWIQLIRPTVMVASKPIPIPPPDAGGAGKAGTRIGHEADERTVFIQVATPDGGDAQTKVPELPGDASTQDLMKAAGQQIQSGDFTSATATLDKVKTRNPKEQYLWLLYGAIAESHRNYDDAKADFAKEIAGHPDNAMAIAALAEADERSGDAAAARKTLKDYLPGHSGNKSLSLTLARLQAKEEDYAGALKTLQVAADEDPDDRVMRLQISQMLLKLNRTDEAAAAAKSVLDGTDDALLLNNAAYVLADAELDLADAETASRKSIETLELKSASVTTAEANSNTFVQATLLVSSWDTLGWILFREGKLKEAKPLLEASWMNSLRSEAGDHLGQLYEAMEHKDSALTAYIQANASTEQDGLAPDVSKHISDSIARLKAAGAKPDKGTGKQALQELRTYKLAGPVGLSGWGTFRLQIAETGVIASQQMSGEKKLASLSKTINEMKFPELVPTGSKAHLLRSGVLSCSSSGACELVLVPNSSLRTEQY; encoded by the coding sequence GTGGATGATTTTCGAGATGAGGGGCTGGTCTTTGAGCGCTCTGAGACGAGCTACCGGATGCATTCGGATGGCACGGGCGAGCGGGGTAATCATGTGCTGGTGCGAATACAATCCGAGGCGGCTGCACGGCAGTTCAGTGTGTTGTCGTTTGGATATGCCGCGGCGAGCGAAGCGCCACACATCACATTGGTGCGGGTACATAAGGCAGATGGAACGACAGTGGACACGCCGGTTGCGGATGCAATCGATATGCCTGCTGCCGTAACGCGAGAGGCTCCTTTGTACAGTGATTTGAAGGAGAAACACATTCCGGTGCGGTCCTTATCGAATGGGGACACGCTGGAGTATGACGTGATGATGACAATTAACAAGCCGGAGGCGCCGGGACAGTTCTGGGGTTCGTACCACTTCACGTTACCGGGGTCGATTGTTGTGAAGTCGGAGGTACTGATCGTTGAGGTTCCTAAAGACAAGTATGTGCAAGTGTGGAGCCCGAATCACAAGGCTGTTGTGACGGAACATGATGGGATAGTCAGCTATAGCTGGAATGTTTCACAGTTGATACCGGCTCCAAAAAATGCGGCGACTGACCAGGATGGCATTGCGAAAAAGAAGACTCTCAAGGATCCTGATGAGGATGTGGATGGGCGCAAGCTACCTTCAGTGGCATGGACTACTTTTCATACGTGGGGAGAGGTTGGAGATTGGTATCGGAGCCTCGCGCTAGTCCGTGCGCAACCGGATGATGCGTTACGGGCAAAGGCTGAGGAGATTACGAAGGGAGCAAAAACTCCTGAAGAACAGGCGCAGGCTATTTACCAGTTTGTTTCGGCACGGACGCGCTATGTAGGAATTGATTTTGGGGTGGGACGGTATCAACCACACCTGGCCGCAGAGGTACTGGCGAACCAGTATGGGGATTGCAAGGACAAGGACACGCTGCTGGAGGCGTTGTTGAAGGCGAAGGGGTTCAAGACTGCTCCCGCGCTGGTGGGGGTGGGAGTCACGCCGACGCCAGAGGTGCCTTCCCCTGCGACGTTCAATCATGTGATTACGACGGTTCAGCTACCGAGTGGCCGAATCTGGCTGGATAGTACGCCGGAGGTCGCGCCGTATCGCTATCTCTCGGCAGCGATACGGGATGAGGCTGCGCTGGTGGTTCCAGCGGAAGGTACAGCAATGCTGGAACACACACCGGAGGCTGCACCTTATCCGTTTGTGGCGCGATTTGAATCGACCGGCACACTAGATGCAGATGGCAAATTTGTCGGCAAAGTAACGGCGAGTTATCGGACGGATGATGAGGTGTTTGTGCGCACGATGGCGAGAGGCGTGGCTCCGTCTGAGTGGGACAAGGCTTCGCAGTATATTGTGGCCAACACTGGTTTTAGCGGGACAACAAGCGATACGCAGTTCAAGGAGTTAGATGATCTTTCTAAACCGATTGAGGTGACGTACGAGTACACCAGGCATCCTTATGGAGATTGGGACAACCGCCGGATTATTCCTCCGTTCCCCTTAGCCGAATTTGGCTTGCTGCAGGACGACGACAAGGCACCGGATGCGGACATTGAGTTGGGCGCGCCGCGCACTGTAACGGCGATAGCTCATATTCGTCTTCCGGAGGGATATCACACAGATTTGCCGGATGCGATTCACGTGAAGACAGATTTTGCAACCTATGACAAAACCTACCGCTTTGACGGGAAGGAAATTGTGGTTGAACGTACGCAGGTAGTGCTGAAGAAAAAATTAGTGAAAGAGGATTGGAAGCGGTATCTGACATTCACCAAGGACATCAGCCTGAACGGTGAGCCATGGATCCAATTGATTCGGCCTACGGTGATGGTTGCTTCGAAGCCGATTCCGATTCCGCCGCCTGATGCCGGGGGCGCTGGCAAGGCAGGGACGAGAATCGGGCATGAGGCGGATGAACGAACAGTGTTTATCCAGGTGGCTACTCCTGATGGAGGAGATGCGCAGACCAAGGTTCCCGAATTACCTGGGGACGCATCGACGCAGGATTTGATGAAGGCTGCAGGACAGCAGATCCAATCAGGCGACTTTACGAGTGCTACAGCAACCTTGGACAAGGTAAAGACGAGGAATCCGAAAGAGCAGTATTTGTGGCTTCTGTATGGGGCAATTGCAGAGTCACACAGAAACTATGACGACGCAAAGGCGGATTTTGCGAAAGAGATTGCTGGTCATCCAGACAATGCAATGGCGATCGCCGCATTGGCGGAGGCGGATGAGCGAAGCGGAGATGCGGCGGCAGCGCGCAAGACTCTGAAAGATTATCTGCCGGGGCATTCTGGAAACAAATCGCTATCGCTGACACTCGCCCGGTTGCAGGCAAAAGAAGAAGATTACGCCGGAGCGCTGAAGACGTTACAAGTTGCAGCGGATGAAGATCCAGATGACCGGGTAATGCGCTTGCAGATCAGCCAAATGTTGTTAAAGCTAAATCGAACCGACGAGGCAGCAGCGGCGGCAAAGAGTGTGCTTGATGGTACGGACGATGCCCTATTGCTGAACAATGCGGCGTATGTCCTGGCGGATGCGGAACTGGATCTTGCGGATGCGGAGACGGCGTCACGCAAGAGCATTGAGACGCTGGAACTCAAGAGCGCAAGTGTGACAACGGCGGAGGCAAACAGCAATACGTTTGTACAAGCGACGCTGTTGGTGTCTTCATGGGACACGCTGGGGTGGATTCTGTTTCGCGAGGGCAAGCTGAAAGAGGCGAAACCTCTCCTGGAGGCCTCCTGGATGAATAGTCTTCGATCGGAAGCCGGCGACCATCTGGGACAGCTCTATGAAGCAATGGAGCACAAGGATTCGGCGTTAACTGCGTATATCCAGGCAAATGCTTCGACGGAGCAGGATGGACTAGCGCCTGACGTAAGCAAACATATCTCCGACAGTATTGCTCGGCTGAAAGCAGCGGGAGCTAAACCGGATAAAGGAACAGGCAAGCAGGCGTTGCAGGAGTTACGCACCTACAAACTTGCAGGACCGGTTGGATTGAGTGGATGGGGAACTTTTCGATTGCAGATTGCGGAGACCGGGGTCATTGCTTCGCAACAGATGAGCGGAGAGAAGAAGCTGGCGAGCCTGAGCAAAACGATCAACGAAATGAAGTTTCCAGAGTTGGTGCCTACAGGGTCGAAGGCGCATTTGCTGCGCAGTGGGGTACTAAGCTGTTCGAGTTCAGGCGCATGCGAACTGGTGCTGGTACCAAATAGTAGTTTGCGGACGGAACAGTACTGA
- a CDS encoding glycoside hydrolase family 76 protein produces MDNTLKNNRSGNALLRELPFLIFMACCVACCVSASSMGFAETNPAANVTPSYTQQAAYGVETLQGWYVPSSGLYQKPTDWWNSANAITVLVDYSRATHTTQYLSAVANTFSNANKAYGTTDFINDSNDDEGWWAVAWIDAYDLTKKPGYLAMAEVIFKDMTTQWDTTTCGGGVWWSKDLKNSPYKNAVTNELFLEIAASLANRETDRTQKLQYLAWAEKEWRWFKASGMINSRNMINDGLNAANPAACTNNNGTTWTYNQGVILGGLAELSKADHDPALLTEAQAIAKATMTNLITTTGVLKELDGKGPDRPQFKGIFMRNLTRLYWASPRGEYRDFAKKNADSVWRSNQEVSRQEVKHQFGENWEGPFDSGDGTRQTAALDALIAAIEMR; encoded by the coding sequence ATGGACAATACTCTAAAAAATAATCGCAGCGGCAATGCCTTGCTGCGCGAACTTCCTTTTCTGATTTTTATGGCTTGCTGCGTGGCCTGTTGTGTGAGCGCTTCTTCGATGGGTTTCGCGGAGACGAACCCTGCGGCGAATGTGACTCCGAGTTATACCCAACAGGCGGCTTATGGCGTTGAAACGCTGCAGGGCTGGTATGTTCCGAGCTCTGGCCTCTATCAGAAGCCTACCGATTGGTGGAACTCGGCGAATGCGATCACGGTGCTGGTGGATTACTCCAGAGCAACTCACACGACACAATATCTCAGCGCGGTTGCCAACACTTTTAGCAATGCGAACAAGGCTTACGGCACTACAGACTTCATCAATGACTCGAACGATGACGAAGGCTGGTGGGCTGTGGCATGGATCGACGCCTACGATCTGACGAAGAAGCCTGGCTACCTGGCGATGGCCGAGGTCATCTTCAAAGACATGACGACGCAGTGGGATACGACGACATGCGGCGGCGGGGTGTGGTGGAGCAAGGATCTGAAAAATTCGCCATACAAGAACGCGGTCACCAATGAACTGTTTCTGGAGATTGCGGCGTCGCTGGCAAACCGTGAGACGGATCGCACACAGAAGCTGCAATACCTGGCATGGGCAGAGAAGGAATGGCGATGGTTCAAGGCGTCGGGCATGATCAACTCTCGCAACATGATCAACGATGGCCTGAACGCGGCTAACCCTGCGGCTTGCACAAATAACAATGGAACGACCTGGACTTATAACCAGGGGGTCATTCTAGGTGGATTGGCCGAATTGTCGAAGGCCGACCATGACCCTGCGTTGCTGACGGAGGCGCAGGCTATCGCCAAAGCTACTATGACGAACTTGATTACGACGACGGGTGTTCTTAAGGAACTCGATGGCAAGGGGCCTGATCGGCCGCAGTTCAAGGGCATCTTCATGCGCAATTTGACGCGGCTTTACTGGGCGTCTCCGCGTGGGGAGTATAGGGATTTCGCGAAGAAGAATGCAGACAGTGTCTGGCGTAGCAATCAGGAAGTGAGTCGTCAGGAAGTAAAGCATCAGTTTGGTGAGAATTGGGAAGGTCCGTTTGATTCCGGAGATGGCACGAGGCAAACTGCTGCGCTGGATGCTTTGATTGCGGCGATAGAGATGCGATAG
- a CDS encoding MBL fold metallo-hydrolase: protein MTLRLAWNFFFNKPANTVPAGVIPVQRLTRVGLMDAPDRSVFRLGHSTVLLKLRGAFWLTDPVFSKRASPFQFAGPKRFHAPPISIEELPPIKAVILSHDHYDHLDRNAIRKLAKKVEFFLAPRGVGDLLIGWGVDAAKVRQLEWWQSTEVDGIQFVNTPTQHFSGRGLLNRNRTLWCSWVIVDGESRIFYGADSGYFGGFKSIGDAYGPFDLTLLENGAYNVNWPGIHMQPEETVQAHLDLRGRWLLPIHNGTFDLAMHAWQEPLERITAVAVGRGVRVTTPRMGEGVRVMDVVAGDSWWVGVDGDER from the coding sequence ATGACGTTACGATTGGCTTGGAATTTCTTCTTTAATAAGCCTGCGAATACTGTGCCTGCCGGGGTGATTCCGGTGCAGAGGCTTACGCGGGTGGGGCTGATGGATGCGCCTGATCGGAGTGTGTTTCGGCTGGGGCATTCGACGGTGCTGCTGAAGTTGCGTGGGGCGTTCTGGTTGACTGATCCGGTGTTCAGTAAGCGAGCTTCGCCGTTTCAGTTTGCGGGGCCGAAGCGGTTTCATGCGCCGCCGATTTCGATTGAGGAGTTGCCGCCGATCAAAGCGGTGATTCTTTCGCATGATCACTACGACCATCTGGACCGCAATGCTATTCGGAAGCTGGCAAAGAAGGTGGAATTCTTTCTTGCTCCGCGAGGGGTTGGGGATCTTTTGATTGGCTGGGGTGTGGATGCGGCCAAGGTACGGCAGTTGGAATGGTGGCAGTCCACCGAGGTGGATGGAATTCAATTTGTGAATACGCCTACGCAGCATTTTTCAGGGCGTGGGCTTCTGAATCGCAACCGGACTTTGTGGTGTTCGTGGGTGATTGTAGATGGTGAGTCGCGGATCTTTTATGGGGCGGACTCGGGGTATTTTGGTGGGTTCAAGTCGATTGGGGATGCGTATGGTCCGTTCGATCTTACGCTGCTGGAGAATGGGGCTTACAACGTGAACTGGCCGGGGATTCACATGCAGCCGGAGGAGACGGTGCAGGCGCATCTCGATCTGCGCGGGCGTTGGTTGCTGCCGATTCATAATGGAACATTCGATCTGGCGATGCATGCGTGGCAGGAGCCGCTGGAGCGGATTACGGCGGTGGCTGTGGGGCGCGGGGTTCGGGTGACTACTCCGAGGATGGGTGAAGGGGTGCGGGTGATGGATGTGGTGGCTGGGGATTCGTGGTGGGTTGGAGTGGATGGCGACGAACGCTGA
- a CDS encoding amylo-alpha-1,6-glucosidase: MSNINSPRALALLASLFVAATAAQAQSLAPIPAFPLETKGLVIDRPVQPVQPFTVAGERGVLLGQQNGSFESWIMPVKLLSGFTIEAQIEGYPVPIAVNPQAAQIEVRPDHTTITYTHTGFTIRQIMFSPNTPDPEQGKHPSTGPVVLFQIDAIHPVDFTFRFNPELRWMWPRRSDGTPSPDWVPATPARSATASAPAKSADGFYILELDYPDMAGAITIPGAQPGILAPYQERPQEHPLELKLHYDPKRDGDKYFPLLMAVGTNAESSTVAALGHALEHLNAAIPADYAAHLASYQKLQSESTSITTPDTALNQAFQWGVVSIEQLRAREYTTGDRALVAGYYSSGDSARPGFGWFFGRDSLYTLYAINGFGDFALTRDELNFLTARQRTDGKIMHEYSQTAADPSVNWKSFSYMYAAADATPLYLMAMRDYLRSSGDLAYLKQNREAIEKAWSFETAATSDTDHDGIYDNSQGTGWVESWPPAMPHQEIYMALLDEQASNAYAAMEKAFGDEEKSATATTRAAKIKSLVESEYYDSAKSCYAFSKGMDSTQDKTSTVYPAIGYWDSGAGLAQPKNCLQQFAAPTLDTDWGTRDVSSTESIYDGMSYHQGSVWPLFTGWATLAEYRANQPLPGQQMLMQNVDLTWAQDPGAVTELLSGDFYIPMGRSTSHQLWSSAMVIIPTLRGLFGIDLDAATNTITVNPHLPADWSHAEVKNLHLGNQLIDLTFTRDKGLLRITSNAKGAALKLRSDEANANTRPSKGEQSAQLEIPLPAIEISLLNHALPTPGARPAQLKILSTEYGPRSLTIKAEGQPGTQSRLALQRNQPVTPKITTTTESKLEPSGPQHPQDQSLILNFPQGQGWQTTELTLTW, from the coding sequence ATGAGCAACATAAACAGTCCTCGCGCCCTCGCCCTTCTTGCTTCCCTGTTCGTCGCCGCTACAGCAGCGCAAGCCCAGTCACTGGCCCCGATCCCTGCCTTTCCCCTCGAAACCAAAGGACTGGTCATCGACCGCCCCGTCCAACCCGTCCAGCCCTTCACCGTAGCTGGCGAACGCGGCGTCCTCCTCGGCCAGCAAAACGGCTCCTTCGAGTCCTGGATCATGCCCGTCAAGCTTCTCAGCGGATTTACCATCGAGGCCCAGATCGAGGGCTACCCGGTTCCAATCGCCGTCAATCCCCAGGCCGCGCAGATCGAGGTCCGTCCCGACCACACCACCATCACCTACACCCATACCGGCTTTACCATCCGCCAGATCATGTTCTCGCCCAACACTCCCGATCCGGAGCAAGGCAAACACCCCAGCACCGGTCCCGTAGTCCTCTTCCAGATCGACGCCATCCACCCCGTCGACTTCACCTTCCGCTTCAATCCTGAGCTGCGCTGGATGTGGCCCCGCCGCAGCGACGGAACCCCCAGCCCCGACTGGGTTCCGGCCACTCCCGCAAGATCGGCGACCGCTTCAGCACCGGCTAAATCCGCCGATGGCTTCTACATCCTTGAGCTCGATTACCCTGATATGGCCGGAGCAATCACCATCCCCGGAGCCCAGCCCGGCATCCTCGCCCCATATCAGGAACGTCCCCAGGAACACCCCCTCGAACTCAAGCTCCATTACGATCCCAAACGGGACGGCGACAAATACTTCCCGCTCCTCATGGCCGTCGGCACCAACGCTGAGAGCTCCACCGTAGCCGCCCTCGGCCACGCCCTCGAACATCTCAACGCCGCCATTCCCGCCGACTACGCCGCCCATCTCGCCAGCTACCAGAAGCTCCAATCCGAATCCACCTCCATCACCACCCCCGACACCGCCCTCAACCAGGCCTTCCAATGGGGAGTAGTCTCCATCGAGCAGCTCCGCGCCCGCGAATACACCACCGGCGACCGCGCCCTCGTCGCCGGTTACTACTCCAGCGGAGACAGTGCCCGCCCCGGCTTCGGCTGGTTCTTCGGCCGCGACTCGCTCTACACCCTCTACGCCATCAACGGCTTCGGCGACTTCGCCCTCACCCGCGATGAACTCAACTTCCTCACCGCCCGCCAGCGCACCGACGGCAAAATCATGCACGAATACTCGCAAACCGCCGCCGACCCCAGCGTCAATTGGAAGTCCTTCTCCTACATGTACGCCGCCGCCGATGCCACGCCTCTCTACCTGATGGCCATGCGCGACTACCTCCGCTCCAGCGGCGACCTCGCCTACCTCAAGCAAAATCGCGAAGCCATCGAAAAAGCCTGGTCCTTCGAAACCGCCGCCACCTCCGACACCGATCACGACGGCATCTATGACAACTCCCAGGGCACAGGATGGGTAGAAAGCTGGCCACCCGCCATGCCCCATCAGGAGATCTACATGGCCCTCCTCGATGAACAGGCCAGCAACGCCTACGCCGCGATGGAAAAAGCCTTCGGAGACGAAGAAAAGTCCGCCACAGCCACCACCCGAGCCGCCAAAATCAAGTCTCTCGTCGAGTCCGAATACTACGACTCCGCCAAGTCCTGCTATGCCTTCAGCAAAGGTATGGACAGCACACAGGACAAGACCAGCACCGTCTATCCTGCCATCGGCTACTGGGATTCGGGAGCCGGACTAGCCCAGCCCAAAAACTGCCTCCAGCAATTCGCCGCACCCACCCTCGACACCGACTGGGGCACCCGCGACGTCTCCTCCACCGAATCCATCTACGACGGCATGAGCTATCACCAGGGCTCCGTCTGGCCACTCTTCACCGGCTGGGCCACCCTCGCCGAATACCGCGCCAACCAGCCACTCCCCGGCCAGCAGATGCTCATGCAAAATGTCGATCTCACCTGGGCGCAAGACCCCGGCGCCGTCACCGAACTACTCTCCGGCGATTTCTACATTCCAATGGGCCGCAGTACCAGCCACCAGCTCTGGTCCAGCGCGATGGTCATCATCCCAACCCTGCGCGGTCTCTTCGGAATCGACCTGGACGCCGCCACCAACACCATCACCGTCAATCCGCACCTGCCCGCCGACTGGTCTCACGCCGAAGTCAAAAATCTCCACCTCGGCAACCAACTCATCGACCTGACCTTCACCCGCGACAAAGGCCTGTTGCGAATCACCAGCAACGCCAAAGGCGCAGCGCTCAAACTACGCTCAGACGAAGCAAACGCAAACACGCGTCCCTCCAAAGGCGAACAGTCAGCACAGCTTGAGATTCCGCTCCCGGCAATCGAAATAAGCCTCTTGAACCACGCCCTGCCCACCCCCGGAGCCCGGCCAGCCCAGCTAAAAATTCTCTCCACCGAATACGGCCCCCGCAGCCTGACCATCAAAGCCGAGGGCCAACCCGGAACCCAAAGCCGCCTAGCCCTGCAGCGCAATCAACCAGTCACACCCAAAATCACCACCACCACCGAATCAAAGCTGGAACCCTCCGGCCCACAACACCCCCAGGACCAATCCCTGATCCTGAATTTCCCCCAGGGCCAAGGCTGGCAAACCACAGAGCTAACCCTGACCTGGTAA
- a CDS encoding Maf family protein, which translates to MLVLASASPRRRELLTQAGYQFDIHPAYIPEDPHPDEDPIAYVTRLAREKAQAVYNKLSPADPGVLVLGSDTTVTLDNEILGKPENQADAARMLRLLSGRTHRVITGVSLIGAARSQTAAEVTAVQFLTISEAEIAAYIATGEPMDKAGAYAIQGHAARWIPRIEGCYFNVVGLPISLVATLLDSPPLDI; encoded by the coding sequence ATGCTAGTCCTGGCCTCAGCCTCACCCCGCCGCCGCGAACTCCTCACCCAAGCCGGCTATCAATTCGATATCCACCCCGCCTACATCCCCGAAGATCCCCACCCCGACGAAGATCCAATAGCCTACGTAACCCGTCTCGCGCGTGAAAAGGCTCAAGCCGTTTACAACAAACTCTCGCCAGCCGATCCCGGCGTCCTCGTCCTCGGCTCAGACACCACCGTGACCCTGGACAATGAAATTCTCGGCAAACCCGAAAACCAGGCAGACGCCGCGCGAATGCTCCGCCTCCTGTCCGGCCGCACCCACCGCGTCATCACCGGAGTCTCACTGATCGGCGCCGCCAGATCCCAGACCGCGGCCGAAGTAACGGCCGTCCAGTTCCTGACCATCTCCGAAGCCGAAATCGCCGCCTACATCGCCACCGGCGAGCCCATGGACAAAGCCGGCGCCTACGCTATCCAGGGCCATGCCGCCCGCTGGATTCCCCGCATCGAAGGCTGCTACTTCAACGTAGTCGGTCTCCCCATCTCCCTCGTGGCCACCCTGCTGGATTCCCCACCTTTGGACATTTAA